The following proteins are co-located in the Perognathus longimembris pacificus isolate PPM17 chromosome 25, ASM2315922v1, whole genome shotgun sequence genome:
- the Ap3s1 gene encoding AP-3 complex subunit sigma-1 isoform X3, whose translation MNYTEHLLCLNLPSVGSKLVLIGGSDNKLIYRHYATLYFVFCVDSSESELGILDLIQVFVETLDKCFENVCELDLIFHVDKVHNILAEMVMGGMVLETNMNEIVTQIDAQNKLEKSEAGLAGAPARAVSAVKNMNLPEIPRNINIGDISIKVPNLPSFK comes from the exons atgaactacACTGAGCACTTGCTGTGTCTTAATCTCCCTAGTGTGGGAAGTAAGCTTGT GTTAATCGGAGGCTCTGACAACAAGCTGATATACAGACACTATGCAACGCTGTATTTTGTCTTCTGTGTGGATTCCTCAGAAAGTGAACTTGGCATTTTAGATCTCATTCAG GTGTTTGTGGAGACATTAGACAAATGTTTTGAGAATGTCTGTGAACTGGACTTAATATTCCATGTAGACAAG GTTCACAATATTCTTGCAGAAATGGTGATGGGGGGAATGGTGTTGGAGACCAACATGAATGAGATTGTCACGCAGATCGATGCGCAGAATAAACTAGAGAAGTCTGAG GCTGGCTTGGCAGGCGCTCCAGCCCGTGCTGTATCAGCTGTAAAGAATATGAATCTTCCTGAGATCCCAAGAAATATTAACATTGGTGACATCAGTATAAAAGTGCCAAACCTGccctcttttaaataa